One part of the Chryseobacterium sp. 7 genome encodes these proteins:
- a CDS encoding LytTR family DNA-binding domain-containing protein, which translates to MKDNTAYLISKPIYEYDEMLKPFGFIRCHQSHLVNKQYVLRI; encoded by the coding sequence TTGAAAGATAACACCGCATATTTAATTTCTAAACCCATATATGAATATGATGAAATGCTAAAACCTTTTGGATTTATAAGATGTCATCAGTCACATCTTGTCAATAAGCAGTATGTATTAAGAATTTAG
- a CDS encoding transposase, which translates to MNFKSIHIGQLIEQGVKNNEIEVSRICNFFKCSQKEVREMYLQKSLDSEILLRWSKLLEYDFFRLYSQHLILYAPPTTGLKTKNQTISLPKFRKNVYTKEVIDFILEQIHTGEMSKIQIMEKYKIPKTTLYKWINKYKK; encoded by the coding sequence ATGAATTTCAAAAGTATCCACATTGGGCAATTAATTGAACAAGGAGTAAAAAATAATGAAATAGAGGTATCACGTATCTGTAATTTTTTTAAATGTTCCCAGAAAGAAGTAAGAGAAATGTACCTTCAAAAAAGTCTTGATTCAGAAATTCTGTTGAGGTGGAGTAAACTCTTGGAATATGATTTTTTTAGACTTTATTCACAGCACTTGATATTATATGCACCGCCTACAACAGGTCTTAAAACAAAAAATCAAACAATAAGCCTTCCTAAGTTTCGTAAGAATGTCTATACAAAAGAAGTTATTGATTTTATTTTAGAACAAATCCATACCGGTGAAATGAGTAAGATTCAGATAATGGAAAAATATAAGATTCCTAAGACTACACTTTATAAATGGATAAACAAGTATAAGAAATGA
- a CDS encoding helix-turn-helix domain-containing protein translates to MDNIKLREQEALRLKKELVTRYNYLMAIILLIYTLIFFFIINDKLVGYYCLVGTFFLVVLMYIFKDTTFPSISLEKKVQTYLIFAPLYVFFLIFYFWKYTIVNFCWLVPIPFGAYIFLGKRKGFIYSIYSLSIFIVLLFITTFFSFNSIEISYTKIRYTDILVVSFNIIISCLFVYYKDKMKEQELLSTIEKREQITLPITLDEEDISDAKSLFEKIENEMITQRYFINPKFNISLLNTILKSNNNYISRAIRLQGYPNFNTYVNSHRINYVKELIEKNDLEKITLMYIYSEAGFINQSTFNRAFKQIVGMTPSEYIREVKK, encoded by the coding sequence ATGGATAATATAAAACTGAGAGAACAGGAAGCTTTACGACTTAAAAAAGAATTGGTAACCAGATATAATTATCTGATGGCAATTATTTTATTAATATATACCCTTATATTCTTTTTCATTATTAATGACAAACTGGTAGGATATTATTGTCTTGTAGGAACATTTTTTTTAGTTGTCCTGATGTATATTTTCAAAGACACTACTTTTCCATCAATATCTTTAGAAAAAAAAGTACAAACTTATCTCATCTTTGCACCATTGTACGTGTTTTTCTTAATATTTTATTTCTGGAAATATACTATTGTTAATTTTTGCTGGCTGGTTCCCATTCCTTTTGGAGCATATATCTTTCTTGGGAAAAGAAAAGGTTTTATTTATTCAATATATTCATTATCAATATTTATTGTACTGCTTTTTATAACTACTTTTTTTTCATTTAATTCTATAGAGATTTCATACACAAAAATTCGGTATACAGATATACTTGTAGTCAGCTTCAATATTATAATCAGCTGTTTATTTGTTTATTATAAAGATAAAATGAAAGAACAGGAGCTGCTTTCTACTATAGAAAAAAGAGAGCAGATCACTCTTCCTATCACATTAGATGAAGAGGATATTTCAGATGCAAAATCATTGTTTGAAAAAATAGAAAATGAGATGATCACACAAAGATATTTCATTAATCCAAAATTTAATATTTCTCTGCTAAATACTATTTTAAAATCAAATAATAATTACATATCGAGAGCAATAAGGCTACAAGGGTATCCCAATTTCAACACCTATGTGAATTCACATAGAATTAATTATGTGAAGGAACTGATTGAAAAAAACGATCTGGAAAAGATAACACTCATGTATATTTACAGCGAAGCGGGATTCATCAACCAATCTACTTTTAACAGGGCTTTCAAGCAAATTGTGGGGATGACCCCAAGTGAGTATATACGGGAGGTAAAAAAATAA